One stretch of Micromonospora echinospora DNA includes these proteins:
- a CDS encoding ABC transporter permease yields MNTFQAARLVAAREIKVKVRDKTFLYSTLIFLLLAVVATVVPAMLSSGPSTVAVTAAGAEPLRAAGLDVLVVADDGAAEQAVRDGDADAAVVAGPVVVADERAPDDVVSALSAAPQVRLLDPDAVDPLVAYLVPFAFAFVFFFMSQTFGLQIAQSVTEEKQTRIVEILVAAVPARALLAGKILAAGALALAQITLIGAAALIGMRLTGGGDLLSLIAPAIGWFVPFFLCGFLLLAAMWAAAGALVNRQEDIAGASTPVQLAVMAPFFAVVFLNDNATAMRVLSYLPISSPTAMPVRLFTGDAATWEPFVSLALLLLAAAGFLLAGARVYEGSLLRTNGRTSVRAAWRQREPIG; encoded by the coding sequence GTGAACACGTTCCAGGCCGCCCGGCTGGTCGCGGCCCGCGAGATCAAGGTCAAGGTTCGCGACAAGACGTTCCTCTACAGCACGCTGATCTTCCTGCTGCTCGCCGTCGTCGCCACGGTGGTGCCGGCGATGCTGAGCAGCGGTCCGTCCACAGTGGCGGTGACCGCGGCCGGCGCCGAGCCGCTGCGCGCGGCCGGGCTGGACGTCCTCGTGGTCGCCGACGACGGCGCCGCCGAGCAGGCGGTACGCGACGGCGACGCGGACGCCGCGGTGGTCGCCGGTCCGGTCGTGGTCGCCGACGAGCGGGCCCCGGACGACGTGGTCTCCGCGCTCAGCGCGGCGCCGCAGGTACGGCTGCTGGATCCGGACGCGGTGGACCCGCTCGTCGCGTACCTGGTGCCGTTCGCCTTCGCGTTCGTCTTCTTCTTCATGTCCCAGACGTTCGGGTTGCAGATCGCGCAGAGCGTCACCGAGGAGAAGCAGACCCGGATCGTGGAGATCCTGGTGGCCGCTGTGCCGGCCCGGGCGCTGCTGGCCGGCAAGATCCTCGCCGCGGGCGCGCTGGCGCTGGCGCAGATCACCCTGATCGGGGCCGCCGCGCTGATCGGGATGCGCCTGACCGGCGGCGGTGACCTGCTGAGCCTGATCGCGCCCGCGATCGGCTGGTTCGTGCCGTTCTTCCTGTGCGGCTTCCTGCTGCTGGCGGCGATGTGGGCGGCCGCCGGGGCGCTGGTGAACCGGCAGGAGGACATCGCGGGCGCGTCCACGCCGGTGCAGCTCGCGGTGATGGCGCCGTTCTTCGCAGTGGTGTTCCTCAACGACAACGCCACAGCGATGCGGGTCCTGTCGTACCTGCCGATCTCCTCGCCGACCGCGATGCCGGTACGGCTGTTCACCGGCGACGCGGCGACGTGGGAGCCGTTCGTGTCGCTGGCGCTGCTGCTGCTCGCGGCGGCCGGGTTCCTGCTCGCCGGGGCCCGGGTCTACGAGGGCTCGCTGCTGCGCACCAACGGGCGGACCTCGGTGCGGGCGGCGTGGCGGCAGCGCGAGCCGATCGGCTGA